A genomic window from Chlorobium phaeobacteroides DSM 266 includes:
- a CDS encoding pentapeptide repeat-containing protein, whose amino-acid sequence MPKTDPRHRDVIEQLHENHSKTINKTMFSLLGVGLYCLLKVLGESDKSLIVAITTIQTPLVGTSISFQSFLLIAPVLLVILVTYLHILYGYWLQLERKRKEINEAAEREGAPTIESIPSLFSFPDRLPRLFTNLIFYWFVPLTLWIMANKTFALSELRYPLFMIASVVTLAMLFLQIYRCQSKRWLRNSPRWVASGVLLLYMVYVSSNPESLRRPLNLQREDLHGSWLQGLDMAGADMNNANLQGANLSGADLRNVNLQNANLQEADLRNSKLQGADLRYAKFQKSIIGNADFEGAELDHADFRDAKENDPNRFKAANNYKCAFFSEGLLSELSLSPTHNQDLERIGTYYRGGKIAYIFQPGDQGYIEGEQHGVIAAITDLPGEDKYTWDAAIKACDELAENGYNDWRLPSQDELNQLYLNRSAVGGFAPGFYWSSTENAAFNAWLQNFDDGFQLDFIKNLEWRVRPVRAF is encoded by the coding sequence GTGCCAAAAACAGATCCCCGTCACCGGGATGTCATCGAGCAGTTGCATGAGAACCACTCGAAAACGATCAACAAAACCATGTTTTCGCTGCTCGGCGTCGGGCTCTACTGCCTCCTCAAGGTTCTTGGCGAATCCGACAAATCGCTTATCGTCGCAATCACAACCATTCAGACGCCGCTGGTTGGCACCTCCATCTCGTTTCAGAGCTTTCTTCTCATAGCGCCCGTTCTGCTTGTCATCCTTGTAACATACCTGCACATTCTCTACGGCTACTGGCTGCAACTCGAACGGAAACGGAAGGAGATAAACGAAGCGGCAGAGAGAGAGGGTGCGCCTACCATCGAGAGCATTCCCTCTCTTTTCAGCTTTCCCGATCGCCTGCCGCGCCTCTTCACCAACCTGATATTTTACTGGTTCGTACCACTCACGCTGTGGATTATGGCCAATAAAACTTTTGCCCTCAGTGAATTACGTTATCCTCTTTTTATGATCGCATCCGTTGTTACCCTTGCGATGCTGTTTTTACAGATCTACCGTTGCCAATCGAAGCGGTGGCTCCGGAATTCGCCCCGATGGGTAGCCTCAGGAGTACTCTTGCTTTATATGGTATACGTTTCCTCCAATCCCGAATCCCTCCGCAGACCCCTGAATCTTCAGCGGGAGGATCTTCATGGATCCTGGCTGCAAGGTCTCGATATGGCTGGTGCCGATATGAATAACGCCAATCTTCAGGGAGCAAACCTTTCAGGGGCTGATTTGCGGAATGTCAATCTTCAGAATGCCAACCTTCAGGAAGCCGATCTCAGAAACTCGAAATTGCAGGGAGCTGATCTGAGATACGCAAAGTTTCAGAAATCCATTATAGGGAATGCTGATTTCGAAGGGGCGGAGCTTGACCATGCAGACTTCAGGGATGCAAAAGAGAATGATCCCAATCGGTTCAAGGCTGCCAATAACTATAAATGCGCATTTTTCAGCGAGGGTTTACTTTCAGAACTATCTCTTTCGCCAACCCACAATCAAGACCTTGAAAGAATTGGTACTTACTATCGCGGGGGAAAAATTGCCTATATTTTTCAGCCGGGTGATCAGGGTTATATCGAGGGAGAACAGCATGGGGTGATTGCTGCTATAACGGATCTTCCGGGAGAAGACAAATACACCTGGGATGCGGCAATAAAAGCCTGTGACGAGTTGGCAGAAAACGGTTACAACGACTGGCGATTGCCGAGCCAGGACGAGTTGAACCAGCTCTATCTCAACCGGAGTGCTGTTGGCGGTTTTGCTCCCGGCTTCTACTGGAGTTCTACGGAGAACGCTGCGTTCAACGCATGGCTACAGAACTTCGACGATGGGTTCCAGCTCGACTTCATCAAGAACCTCGAGTGGCGGGTGCGGCCTGTCCGGGCTTTTTAA
- the argH gene encoding argininosuccinate lyase: MSDKKELLWQSRFSEPFDRDALRFSSSVHIDKALFREDIEGSIAHVTMLAEQDIISDAECADLVQGLREIEEELASGTLVPHWEDEDIHTVIENRLKEKIGQTAGKIHSGRSRNDQVATDTRLYLRKKIAELQDAVQAMQQMLIGKAETYKETIIFGYTHLQRAQPISAGHYYLAWFSMFRRDRERLRDLLRRVNISPLGAAAFAGSTLPLNPARTAELLAFDDIFSNSIDAVSDRDILIEFISACSIMMMHLSRFAEDLILWSSYEFGYLEISDAFATGSSLMPQKKNADIAELVRGKTGRVYGNLVSMLTIMKGLPLSYNRDMQEDKQPLFDTAETTISSMRIFTKLIGHTTLKVERLRSLTSEDLSLATEIAEYLVSRNLPFREAHRITGKIVTFSIGEGITLPRITLEQFRTFSPLFDSAIYDSLKPEASVNSKKSHGSCSFRSVEAQLAEARAQMQENR; encoded by the coding sequence ATGAGCGACAAGAAAGAACTTCTCTGGCAGAGCCGGTTTTCCGAACCTTTTGATCGTGATGCGCTCCGGTTCTCGTCATCGGTTCATATCGATAAAGCGTTGTTCCGCGAAGATATCGAGGGGTCGATCGCTCATGTCACCATGCTTGCCGAACAGGATATCATCAGTGATGCCGAATGTGCCGATCTGGTTCAGGGGCTCAGGGAGATCGAGGAGGAACTTGCCTCCGGGACTCTTGTTCCGCACTGGGAGGACGAGGATATTCATACGGTTATTGAAAACCGGCTGAAGGAAAAAATAGGTCAGACAGCCGGAAAAATCCATTCGGGAAGAAGCCGAAACGACCAGGTTGCCACCGATACGCGGCTCTATCTGAGAAAAAAGATCGCCGAACTGCAGGATGCGGTGCAGGCCATGCAGCAGATGCTGATCGGGAAAGCCGAAACATACAAGGAGACGATTATTTTCGGCTATACCCACCTGCAGCGGGCGCAGCCGATCTCTGCCGGCCACTACTATCTCGCCTGGTTCAGCATGTTCAGACGCGACAGGGAGCGGCTCCGTGATCTTCTCCGACGGGTGAACATCTCTCCGCTCGGAGCGGCGGCATTTGCCGGAAGCACGCTCCCGCTCAATCCGGCACGAACGGCCGAGCTGCTTGCGTTTGACGATATATTTTCGAACAGCATCGATGCCGTAAGCGACAGGGATATTCTGATCGAGTTTATCTCCGCCTGCTCGATCATGATGATGCATCTGTCGCGATTTGCCGAAGACCTGATTCTCTGGAGCTCCTACGAGTTCGGCTATCTTGAAATCAGCGATGCCTTTGCAACAGGTTCGTCCCTGATGCCGCAGAAAAAAAACGCCGATATTGCCGAACTGGTGAGGGGAAAAACAGGAAGGGTTTACGGTAACCTCGTGAGCATGCTGACCATCATGAAAGGGCTTCCGCTCTCCTACAACCGCGACATGCAGGAGGACAAGCAGCCGCTTTTTGATACGGCTGAAACCACCATCAGCAGCATGCGGATTTTCACCAAACTGATCGGTCATACGACGCTGAAGGTGGAACGGCTCAGATCGCTGACATCGGAGGATCTGAGCCTTGCGACCGAGATTGCCGAGTACCTCGTTTCCAGAAACCTTCCCTTCCGCGAGGCTCACCGGATAACGGGCAAAATCGTCACCTTCAGCATCGGCGAAGGCATTACGCTTCCAAGAATCACGCTGGAGCAGTTCAGAACGTTTTCGCCCCTTTTCGACAGCGCCATCTACGACTCGCTTAAACCTGAAGCGAGCGTGAACTCAAAGAAATCGCACGGAAGCTGCTCGTTCCGATCCGTTGAAGCACAGCTTGCCGAAGCGAGAGCGCAGATGCAGGAAAACAGGTAG
- a CDS encoding carboxy terminal-processing peptidase, with product MARLASILSRNGFLVLILSFLFSCPALAVIKKPAAAGANAKATSSAAVTLKASPVQDEATGYIAQYLMQNHYRKVAVNDSLSREIFNRYLEHLDAGKSYFIASEVESMRQYYGTRFDNEFLTGKSTSGFAVYNFFLKRAREKMRFMKAVADTAQFDFSRPETLNLDRKSDTWPLDRNELYAIWRKELKYQWLNLKYGAEKESSIRTALSKRYANRLKLLNLQKSDDAFQAYMFAVTTSFDPHTNYFSPDEFENFQIDLSRSLEGIGAKLQMESDFTVVNEIIPGGPAFKSSLLKKSDRIIGVGQGRTSEIVDVTGWRLNDVVKKIRGPKGTYVRLKILPASQAGRGPAKIVQLVRDKINLDEQAAQKRIMTLNNEKIGVITIPSFYLDFEAQKRHAGRYNSTSRDVARIIGELKAQKVQGIIIDLRDNGGGSLEEAVNVTGLFISNGPVVQVSNSSGGKMVLRDEDNRVLFDGPIAVLVNRYSASASEIFAAAIQDYGRGVIIGERTFGKGTVQSIVKLTRPFSFFANKAELGQMKLTIAKFYRISGESTQHKGVVPDIGISSLIDTSSVGEDTYTSSLPWSTISKALYTPLGTTGKISTGRLLQQYKARSSSQKVYQDYMRDLASLNAIRKKKVVSLNEKTFKTESERLKQIEQSWAVEQDGVKNPSKDFMLNRSAEIMSDMIPPDSGSQALK from the coding sequence ATGGCTCGCCTCGCATCAATATTGTCAAGAAACGGATTTCTTGTTCTCATTCTTTCTTTTCTCTTTTCCTGCCCGGCACTTGCAGTAATCAAGAAACCGGCTGCTGCCGGCGCCAATGCGAAAGCGACTTCCTCTGCAGCGGTTACGCTTAAAGCCTCGCCTGTCCAGGATGAAGCCACAGGATATATCGCCCAGTATCTGATGCAGAACCATTACAGAAAGGTGGCGGTTAACGACTCGCTTTCAAGGGAGATTTTCAACCGATACCTTGAGCATCTCGATGCAGGCAAGAGTTATTTTATTGCCAGTGAGGTCGAGAGCATGAGACAGTATTATGGTACGCGTTTCGACAATGAGTTTCTGACGGGAAAAAGCACATCCGGTTTTGCTGTCTACAATTTCTTTTTGAAAAGAGCCAGGGAGAAAATGCGTTTCATGAAAGCGGTTGCCGATACCGCTCAATTTGATTTCTCCAGACCCGAAACGCTGAATCTCGATCGCAAGAGCGATACCTGGCCGCTTGACCGTAATGAACTCTATGCGATCTGGAGAAAAGAGCTGAAATATCAGTGGCTTAATCTCAAATACGGGGCCGAAAAAGAGTCATCGATACGTACAGCTCTTTCAAAACGATACGCCAACCGGTTGAAACTGCTTAACCTTCAGAAAAGCGACGATGCTTTTCAGGCATACATGTTTGCGGTTACCACCTCCTTTGATCCGCATACAAACTATTTTTCGCCCGATGAATTCGAGAACTTCCAGATCGATTTAAGTCGCTCACTTGAAGGCATCGGAGCCAAATTGCAGATGGAAAGTGATTTTACGGTTGTTAACGAGATCATTCCCGGGGGGCCGGCCTTTAAAAGCTCTCTTTTGAAAAAATCCGACAGGATTATCGGCGTTGGACAGGGGAGAACTTCTGAAATTGTGGATGTGACAGGATGGCGTCTCAATGATGTTGTCAAAAAGATCCGCGGACCGAAAGGCACCTATGTACGGTTGAAAATCCTTCCGGCAAGCCAGGCGGGGAGAGGCCCGGCAAAGATCGTTCAGCTTGTTCGCGATAAAATCAATCTTGACGAACAGGCCGCGCAAAAGAGAATCATGACGCTCAATAACGAAAAAATCGGCGTGATTACCATTCCGTCCTTTTATCTTGATTTTGAAGCGCAGAAACGCCATGCCGGCAGGTATAACAGTACAAGTCGGGATGTGGCAAGGATAATCGGCGAGCTCAAGGCACAAAAAGTTCAGGGTATCATTATCGATCTCAGGGATAACGGAGGGGGATCGCTCGAGGAGGCTGTCAATGTGACCGGTCTGTTTATTTCCAATGGACCGGTCGTTCAGGTCAGCAACTCCTCAGGTGGTAAAATGGTACTCAGGGATGAAGACAACCGGGTGTTGTTTGACGGCCCGATTGCTGTTCTGGTTAACCGGTACAGCGCTTCGGCATCTGAAATTTTTGCTGCGGCAATTCAGGATTACGGCAGGGGAGTCATCATCGGAGAGCGAACCTTTGGCAAAGGAACAGTCCAGAGCATTGTAAAGCTCACCCGTCCATTCAGCTTTTTTGCCAACAAGGCCGAACTTGGCCAGATGAAACTGACCATCGCCAAATTTTATCGGATATCCGGTGAAAGCACCCAGCACAAGGGCGTTGTGCCGGACATCGGCATCTCGTCGCTGATCGACACCTCATCTGTCGGAGAAGATACCTATACGAGCAGTTTGCCCTGGAGCACTATTTCAAAAGCACTCTATACTCCTCTGGGCACAACGGGTAAAATCAGTACGGGACGTCTGCTGCAGCAGTACAAGGCTCGCTCATCCAGCCAGAAGGTTTACCAGGATTACATGCGCGACCTTGCTTCTCTCAATGCCATTCGCAAAAAGAAGGTCGTTTCCCTTAACGAAAAAACATTCAAGACCGAAAGCGAGCGCCTGAAGCAGATCGAGCAGTCATGGGCGGTTGAGCAGGATGGCGTTAAAAATCCTTCAAAGGATTTCATGCTGAACAGATCTGCCGAAATCATGTCCGACATGATCCCGCCTGACAGCGGATCGCAGGCATTGAAGTAA
- a CDS encoding class II fructose-bisphosphate aldolase, translating to MQNISVGFKELGLVNSRDLFAKAVSGGYAIPAYNFNNLEQLQAIIMACAETASPVILQVSKGARSYANETLLRFLAQGAVAYAAELGTPVPIVLHLDHGDSFELCKDCIESGFSSVMIDGSHLPYEENVALTKKVVEYAHQFDVTVEGELGVLAGIEDEISAAHHTYTQPEEVEDFVAKTGVDSLAISIGTSHGAFKFKPGEDPKIRLDILTEIERRIPGFPIVLHGSSSVPQDLVKTINEHGGKLKDAIGISEDQLRLAAKSAVCKINIDSDGRLAMTAAIRKVLDEKPEEFDPRKYLGPARDALKQLYIHKIINVLGSNNKA from the coding sequence ATGCAAAACATTTCAGTCGGCTTTAAAGAACTGGGACTTGTCAACAGCAGGGACCTGTTTGCTAAAGCTGTCAGCGGGGGTTACGCGATTCCCGCATATAATTTCAATAATCTCGAACAGCTCCAGGCAATCATCATGGCCTGTGCCGAAACCGCTTCGCCGGTAATTTTACAGGTATCCAAAGGCGCAAGAAGCTATGCCAACGAAACGCTTCTGCGTTTTCTTGCCCAGGGTGCCGTGGCCTATGCTGCAGAACTTGGAACACCTGTTCCTATTGTCCTTCATCTCGATCATGGCGACAGTTTTGAACTGTGCAAGGATTGTATCGAGTCGGGGTTTTCATCGGTCATGATCGATGGTTCGCATCTTCCCTATGAAGAAAACGTCGCTCTCACGAAAAAAGTTGTCGAATATGCTCATCAGTTCGATGTGACGGTTGAAGGCGAACTTGGCGTTCTTGCCGGCATCGAAGACGAGATTTCGGCTGCGCACCATACCTATACACAGCCTGAAGAGGTTGAGGATTTTGTGGCAAAAACCGGCGTTGACAGTCTTGCCATCTCAATTGGTACATCACACGGCGCATTCAAGTTCAAACCAGGCGAAGACCCGAAAATCCGTCTTGATATTCTGACCGAAATTGAACGCCGCATTCCCGGATTTCCCATCGTGCTGCATGGCTCCTCTTCCGTTCCGCAGGACCTTGTTAAAACCATCAACGAGCATGGCGGAAAACTGAAGGATGCTATCGGTATCAGCGAAGACCAGCTTCGTCTGGCTGCAAAGTCGGCGGTTTGCAAAATCAACATCGATTCCGATGGACGTCTTGCCATGACTGCGGCAATTCGCAAAGTGCTCGATGAAAAGCCTGAAGAGTTTGACCCAAGAAAATATCTTGGTCCTGCAAGGGATGCGCTGAAACAGCTTTATATCCACAAGATCATCAACGTTCTCGGATCGAACAACAAAGCCTGA
- a CDS encoding M20 metallopeptidase family protein translates to MNNDFSAGLATRIKNRASEIFPEIVSLRRDIHRHPELSYEEVRTTALITDYLLGLGITPEPPLLETGVIALIRGERRERKNNLVALRADIDALPLTEENRHGFCSLESGKMHACGHDMHTAMLLGAAKILSGMKDELGGDVLLIFQPAEEKAPGGAKPLLDAGLFRQFNPAIILGQHCFPNVETGKVALCRGSFMAATDELYFTISGQGGHASAPHKAADPVLAAAHIITAVQYLVSRVAPPHEPAVVSIASIHAGNAPNVIPGKVVMSGTMRTMNEELRSLLKEKLRQTVSHVAEGFGVHAELEIRNGYPALVNDPQVTGQAWTVCSEYLGDSNVIQSEPLMTAEDFAYYLQECPGTFWQIGTGTPDQEKSNTLHSSMFNPEERALEIGSGLFAYTAARFLDLLRS, encoded by the coding sequence ATGAACAATGATTTTTCTGCCGGACTCGCAACGCGAATCAAGAATCGCGCATCGGAAATATTTCCTGAAATAGTCTCCCTTCGCAGGGATATCCACCGCCATCCTGAACTTTCGTATGAAGAGGTAAGAACGACAGCGCTGATAACCGACTATCTGCTTGGGCTTGGCATTACTCCGGAACCGCCATTGCTTGAAACCGGCGTTATCGCTCTTATTCGTGGAGAACGGCGTGAAAGGAAAAACAATCTTGTTGCCTTAAGGGCGGATATTGACGCGCTTCCGCTTACGGAGGAGAACCGCCACGGGTTCTGTTCGCTTGAATCCGGAAAAATGCACGCATGCGGCCACGACATGCATACGGCAATGCTTTTGGGCGCAGCGAAAATTCTTTCCGGAATGAAAGATGAGCTCGGTGGTGATGTGCTGCTTATTTTCCAGCCAGCCGAAGAAAAAGCTCCCGGAGGAGCGAAACCGCTCCTTGACGCCGGACTGTTCAGGCAGTTCAATCCCGCGATTATTTTAGGTCAGCACTGTTTTCCAAATGTTGAAACCGGAAAGGTCGCACTCTGCAGAGGCAGTTTTATGGCTGCCACCGATGAGCTTTACTTTACCATATCGGGGCAGGGAGGTCATGCATCCGCTCCGCACAAGGCTGCGGATCCGGTTCTTGCCGCAGCGCATATCATTACTGCGGTTCAATACCTTGTCAGCAGGGTCGCCCCGCCTCATGAGCCGGCTGTTGTATCGATAGCATCCATTCACGCAGGAAATGCGCCCAATGTCATTCCTGGAAAGGTGGTCATGTCAGGCACCATGAGAACCATGAACGAGGAGTTGCGTTCACTGCTCAAGGAAAAACTCCGCCAGACGGTCAGCCATGTAGCCGAGGGATTTGGCGTTCATGCAGAACTGGAGATCAGGAACGGCTATCCGGCACTCGTCAATGACCCGCAGGTTACCGGTCAGGCATGGACGGTATGCTCCGAGTATCTCGGCGACAGCAATGTGATTCAGAGCGAACCGCTCATGACTGCCGAGGATTTCGCCTACTATCTCCAGGAGTGCCCGGGAACCTTCTGGCAGATCGGAACAGGAACTCCCGATCAGGAAAAAAGCAATACCCTTCACTCGTCCATGTTCAATCCGGAAGAACGCGCTCTGGAAATCGGAAGCGGACTTTTTGCCTATACCGCAGCCCGTTTTCTCGATCTTTTACGCTCTTAG
- a CDS encoding CBS domain-containing protein, with protein MLLKECIEDCVDRTYPFFEDDALASDVLLFMQENEWHCLPVLHKGRAVAVVTLADFLQLPSTKKKSAISLKEMQLKEVGSIAPEEHLFDLFERLRTFPYPIIPVSDESGQYIGVVSDVSVSGKISKIFHLGQEATTIELDLPSHSLKLSEVIASLEKSDATLLSFGSYFVDPEKERIVVAFRVQTHDQFRLVKNMEKYGYSIRFSSPLSLSEYEELREKALEFIRYMDM; from the coding sequence ATGCTGCTCAAAGAGTGTATAGAGGATTGCGTTGACAGAACGTATCCGTTTTTCGAAGATGATGCTCTCGCATCGGATGTTCTTCTTTTTATGCAGGAGAACGAATGGCACTGCCTTCCTGTCCTTCATAAAGGACGGGCGGTTGCCGTTGTGACTCTTGCGGATTTTTTACAGTTGCCTTCAACGAAAAAAAAGAGCGCGATCAGCCTGAAGGAGATGCAATTGAAGGAGGTCGGCAGTATAGCTCCCGAAGAGCATTTATTTGATCTTTTTGAACGTTTGCGAACCTTTCCCTATCCGATTATTCCTGTATCGGATGAATCAGGGCAGTATATCGGGGTTGTTTCCGATGTCAGTGTGTCCGGGAAAATATCAAAAATATTCCATCTCGGACAGGAGGCAACGACCATTGAGCTTGATCTGCCTTCCCACAGCCTGAAGCTTTCGGAGGTTATTGCCTCGCTTGAAAAAAGCGATGCCACACTTCTGAGTTTCGGTTCGTACTTTGTGGATCCGGAGAAAGAACGCATTGTCGTTGCCTTCAGAGTTCAGACGCATGATCAGTTTCGTCTTGTTAAGAATATGGAAAAATACGGTTATTCGATTCGTTTTTCGTCGCCGCTGTCGCTATCGGAATATGAGGAACTTCGGGAAAAGGCACTTGAGTTTATTCGCTACATGGATATGTGA
- the rpiB gene encoding ribose 5-phosphate isomerase B, with product MKIAVGSDHAGYEMKNHVIQWLQENRYEVVDMGPFNEESVDYPDFARKVGESVAEGSCQQGVLLCGTGIGVSISANKVKGIRAALACNPEFATLARQHNNANIICFSARFTDRETIAKSLQNWFAAEFEGGRHERRVNKIEPCCSKSV from the coding sequence ATGAAAATAGCTGTCGGGAGCGATCATGCCGGGTATGAGATGAAAAACCATGTCATCCAGTGGCTTCAGGAAAATCGTTATGAAGTGGTCGATATGGGGCCGTTCAACGAAGAGTCCGTTGATTATCCTGATTTCGCAAGAAAAGTAGGCGAGAGCGTCGCTGAAGGCAGTTGCCAGCAGGGCGTTCTGTTGTGCGGCACAGGAATAGGCGTTTCGATCTCTGCAAACAAGGTTAAAGGCATCAGAGCTGCTCTTGCCTGCAACCCGGAATTCGCCACGCTTGCACGACAGCATAATAATGCAAATATTATCTGTTTCTCTGCACGGTTTACCGATCGTGAAACCATAGCAAAAAGCCTTCAAAACTGGTTTGCCGCCGAGTTCGAAGGGGGACGGCATGAAAGGAGAGTAAACAAAATTGAACCATGCTGCTCAAAGAGTGTATAG
- the ppk1 gene encoding polyphosphate kinase 1, translating to MQYAPENNGIAIEPPDLHHTAYYVNRELSWINFNQRVLEEALDKNAHPLLERVKFISIFSLNLDEYFMIRVAGIEDQYEAGIQDKTVDGLTPLEQLEQIRMRILLQLHQRNDCFYNDLIPALADRGIEFVRFADLSPEHQEALETYFRQEIYPVLTPLAFDTGHPFPFMSNLSLNLAIELEDEESMAVKFARVKVPSILPRLLQLNTIDAVAFDDDKIRFIWLEDLIENNLGQLFPKMKLNRSHLFRVIRDADIEIEEDEAGDLLETIEQGIRSRRYGKVVRLDISPDMPQHVRNLLMKNLDVTIRNVYEIEGVLGLGCLIDLLKIERPDLKDEPFVPFNRVEEQFGGDIFNAVRTKDQLLYHPYDSFQPVVDFIRHASADPDVLSIKMTLYRVGSKSPIVKALMHAVEQGKQVAVLVELKARFDEENNIGWARALEDVGAHVVYGLPGLKTHSKVVMVVRREQLKLKRYLHFGTGNYNPATAKIYTDYSFFTTSESLANDVSELFNVLTGYSKHKEYHQLLVSPVNTRKKIIELIEREVSLHQRDGSGRIVMKMNALVDGRTIRALYRASSAGVKIDLIVRGICCLKPEIPGISEHIRVISVIGRFLEHSRVYYFHNSGNEELYLGSADLMPRNLDHRVETLFPVLDKSIIRMVKSDFELILLDNVKAWQMHADGTYSKVENQQPEINSQKLFLERASQKKSSYQFNV from the coding sequence ATGCAATATGCACCTGAAAATAACGGAATTGCCATTGAACCGCCCGATCTTCACCATACGGCTTATTATGTCAATCGTGAGCTGAGCTGGATCAATTTTAACCAGCGGGTTCTGGAGGAAGCGCTCGATAAGAATGCCCATCCTCTTTTGGAGCGGGTGAAATTTATATCGATTTTCAGTTTGAATCTCGATGAATATTTCATGATTCGCGTTGCGGGTATCGAAGACCAGTATGAAGCCGGTATTCAGGATAAAACAGTAGACGGCCTCACCCCTCTGGAGCAGCTTGAACAGATCCGGATGAGGATTCTTTTACAACTTCATCAGCGAAACGACTGTTTTTATAACGATCTCATTCCGGCTCTTGCTGACAGGGGAATCGAGTTTGTCCGGTTTGCCGATCTCTCACCGGAACATCAGGAAGCACTCGAAACCTATTTTCGCCAGGAAATTTATCCTGTTCTTACACCGCTTGCTTTTGATACAGGGCACCCGTTTCCGTTTATGTCAAATCTCTCGCTGAATCTTGCCATTGAGCTTGAGGACGAAGAGTCCATGGCTGTCAAGTTTGCCAGGGTCAAGGTGCCGAGTATCCTGCCGAGACTGTTACAGCTCAACACGATCGATGCCGTGGCGTTTGATGACGATAAAATAAGGTTTATATGGCTCGAAGACCTTATCGAGAACAATCTCGGGCAGTTGTTTCCTAAAATGAAGCTGAACCGATCGCACCTGTTCAGGGTTATTCGCGATGCTGATATTGAAATTGAGGAGGACGAGGCCGGCGATCTGCTTGAAACGATCGAGCAGGGTATCAGATCGCGACGGTACGGAAAGGTTGTTCGTCTTGACATCTCGCCTGATATGCCTCAGCATGTGAGAAATCTTCTTATGAAGAATCTTGACGTGACCATAAGGAATGTTTATGAGATCGAAGGGGTTTTGGGTCTTGGATGTCTGATTGATCTCCTTAAAATTGAACGACCCGACCTGAAAGATGAGCCTTTTGTTCCTTTCAACAGAGTAGAAGAGCAGTTTGGCGGAGATATTTTCAATGCCGTCAGAACAAAAGATCAGCTCCTCTATCATCCGTACGACTCATTTCAGCCGGTCGTTGATTTTATTCGCCACGCATCGGCTGATCCCGATGTGCTCTCCATCAAGATGACGCTCTACAGGGTCGGAAGCAAATCTCCGATTGTCAAGGCTCTTATGCACGCTGTTGAGCAGGGCAAGCAGGTTGCAGTACTGGTGGAACTGAAGGCAAGATTTGATGAGGAAAATAATATTGGCTGGGCAAGAGCTCTTGAAGATGTTGGCGCCCACGTTGTCTATGGTCTGCCCGGACTGAAAACCCATTCAAAAGTCGTGATGGTGGTTCGCCGCGAACAGTTAAAGCTCAAGAGGTATCTGCATTTCGGCACGGGCAATTACAATCCGGCGACCGCAAAAATCTATACTGATTACAGCTTTTTCACTACAAGCGAATCGTTAGCCAATGATGTTTCAGAGTTGTTTAACGTTCTGACGGGTTACTCAAAACACAAGGAGTACCATCAACTTCTCGTATCGCCGGTCAATACCAGAAAAAAAATTATTGAATTGATCGAAAGAGAGGTATCATTGCATCAGCGGGATGGGTCGGGGCGGATTGTGATGAAAATGAACGCTCTTGTTGACGGAAGAACGATACGTGCGCTTTACAGGGCATCTTCGGCAGGGGTGAAAATCGATCTGATCGTTCGGGGAATCTGCTGCCTGAAACCGGAAATTCCCGGAATAAGCGAGCATATCAGGGTGATCAGTGTTATCGGCCGTTTTCTTGAACACAGCCGGGTTTACTACTTTCACAATTCGGGAAATGAAGAGCTCTATCTTGGCAGCGCCGATCTTATGCCGAGAAATCTCGATCACAGGGTCGAGACACTTTTTCCGGTTCTCGACAAGAGTATTATCAGGATGGTAAAGTCCGATTTCGAGTTGATACTCCTTGACAATGTCAAGGCCTGGCAGATGCATGCCGACGGAACGTATTCGAAGGTTGAAAATCAACAGCCCGAAATCAACAGTCAGAAACTATTCCTTGAACGGGCTTCGCAAAAAAAATCGTCTTATCAATTCAACGTATAA